One genomic region from Agelaius phoeniceus isolate bAgePho1 chromosome 25, bAgePho1.hap1, whole genome shotgun sequence encodes:
- the DYRK3 gene encoding dual specificity tyrosine-phosphorylation-regulated kinase 3, whose amino-acid sequence MLLGRKPDGPLAAARIGDGLYDSYMRIDECRYPEPTNEERSPSGIPSLSRPHVSINKLIMKDHPLAANQVKVEQLFEDSGNRRSSTLHSAGLTPERSLPSLTKEKTLESLGARGSGSSLKSHKAVSQAPEEAVKQFKHLLSAYEQQEIFSFSEIYFVGPSAKKRQGVIGGPNNGGYDDDQGSYIHVPHDHLAYRYEVLKIIGKGSFGQVAKVYDHKLHQHLALKMVRNEKRFHRQAAEEIRILEHLKKQDKTGSMNVIHMLESFTFRNHICMTFELLSMNLYELIKRNKFQGFSLQLVRKFAHSILQCLDALYRNKIIHCDLKPENILLKQQGRSGIKVIDFGSSCFEHQRVYTYIQSRFYRAPEVILGSRYGMPIDMWSFGCILVELLTGYPLFPGEDEADQLACIMELLGMPPQKLLEQSKRAKNFINSKGHPRYCTVLTQPDGKVTLSGSRSRRGKVRGAPGNKDWVTALKGCDDPLFTGFLKDCLSWDPSTRMIPSQALRHPWICKRVPKAAALEKSAGRRISSYSGSFQGIANKLPPVAAVPSKLRASLATEPSGSIPLCTVLPKLVS is encoded by the exons ATGCTGCTCGGCAGGAAGCCGGACGGGCCTCTCGCCGCGG CCAGGATTGGAGATGGATTGTACGACTCCTATATGAGGATAGATGAGTGTAGATACCCAGAGCCTACAAATGAAGAACGGAGCCCCTCGGGAATTCCTTCCCTTTCAAGACCTCAT GTTTCTATCAACAAACTTATAATGAAGGATCACCCTCTGGCTGCAAATCAGGTCAAAGTGGAGCAGTTATTTGAGGACTCTGGCaacagaaggagcagcactcTTCACTCTGCAGGCCTTACTCCAGAAAGATCTCTGCCTTCCCTGACAAAAGAGAAAACCCTAGAGAGCCTGGGTGCTAGAGGCAGTGGAAGCTCCTTGAAATCACACAAAGCTGTCTCCCAAGCTCCAGAGGAAGCTGTCAAACAGTTCAAACATCTGCTGTCAGCTTATGAGCAGCAGGAGATCTTCAGTTTCTCTGAGATTTACTTTGTGGGGCCGTCTGCCAAAAAGAGGCAGGGGGTGATCGGCGGCCCCAACAACGGCGGCTACGACGACGACCAAGGCAGCTACATCCACGTGCCCCACGACCACCTGGCTTACAGGTATGAGGTGCTCAAAATCATTGGCAAGGGCAGTTTTGGACAAGTTGCTAAAGTCTATGATCACAAACTGCACCAACACCTGGCCTTAAAGATGGTTCGCAATGAGAAGAGGTTCCATCGCCAAGCTGCCGAGGAGATCAGGATCCTGGAGCACCTGAAGAAGCAGGATAAAACAGGCAGCATGAATGTGATCCACATGCTGGAAAGCTTCACCTTTCGGAACCACATCTGCATGACCTTTGAACTCTTGAGTATGAACCTGTATGAGCTGATTAAAAGGAATAAATTTCAGGGTTTCAGCCTCCAGCTGGTTCGGAAGTTCGCTCACTCCATCCTGCAGTGTTTGGATGCCCTTTATAGAAACAAAATCATCCACTGTGACTTGAAGCCAGAAAATATCCTCCTAAAACAGCAAGGGAGGAGTGGAATCAAGGTTATAGATTTTGGGTCCAGCTGTTTTGAGCACCAAAGAGTCTACACCTACATCCAGTCCCGGTTTTATCGGGCGCCAGAGGTGATCCTGGGGAGCCGCTATGGGATGCCCATAGACATGTGGAGTTTTGGCTGTATCCTGGTGGAGCTTTTGACTGGCTACCCTCTTTTCCCTGGAGAGGACGAGGCAGACCAGCTGGCCTGTATCATGGAACTTCTTGGAATGCCACCTCAGAAGCTTTTGGAGCAATCCAAACGAGCCAAGAACTTCATCAACTCCAAGGGTCACCCCCGTTACTGCACGGTGCTGACGCAGCCGGACGGGAAGGTGACCCTGAGCGGGAGCCGCTCGCGCCGCGGCAAGGTCCGGGGTGCCCCGGGGAACAAGGACTGGGTGACAGCTCTGAAGGGCTGTGATGACCCCTTGTTCACTGGTTTCCTGAAGGATTGCCTCAGCTGGGATCCTTCCACACGCATGATTCCCAGCCAGGCCCTGCGGCACCCCTGGATCTGCAAACGGGTGCCCAAAGCAGCCGCCTTGGAGAAAAGCGCCGGCAGGAGGATTTCCAGCTATTCAGGTTCCTTCCAAGGAATTGCTAACAAGCTGCctcctgtggctgcagtcccCAGCAAGCTGAGGGCCAGTCTGGCCACTGAGCCCAGTGGCAGCATCCCTCTGTGTACTGTGCTCCCCAAACTGGTCAGCTAG